CGTTCGTTCGTTCATGTCTCTCAGTCACGTCGCCGTGACTCCCTAGACGACTGGCCAACGGCGCTCGACAAATAGGTACCGCCGGGTAACATCCGATGAGAACCGCAGGACGTGGACGTTGTCATCCGTCCGTCAGTCGATGGTCATACGTGAGTCAGACACCTATCCGTATTCTATCATACCCAGTATTATAAAATATCCCGTCAGTGACGCTCACTGAGAAACGCCGTAACTTCGGCGGCCGACGGAACGTTGCGTGCACCCTCTCGTCCGGCCGTCAGCGCACCGCAGGCGTTGGCGTACTCGAGCGCCCGGTCGAGGTCGACTCCGTCCCCGTTCCGGTCGCCGTCGATCATCGTCGCGAGAAAGCCGGCCGCGAAGGCGTCACCGGCACCCGCGGTGTCGACCGTCTCGACCTCGAACCCGGGGTGGACGCGGTCGCCGTCGGGTGCGTGGACCAGGGCGCCGTCGGCGCCGTGTTTGACGACGACGAGTCGATCGTCGAACGTCGACGCGCTGTACTCGTCTTCGAGCATCGTCTCGGCCTCGCGATCGTTGACGAAGATCACGTCCGCGAGCGCGAGCGCGTCGCCGTAGTCCCGATCGCCGAGCCGACGCCCCGGATCGAAGCTGACAGTGACGTCGGCCTCGCTCGCGATGGACGCGATCTCGGCGGCAGTGTCGGGTCGTTGGCTCGTCAGATGGACGTGACTCGACGCCCGGATCCGCTCGGGCTCGAGATCCTCCGGACCGACGGCCTCGTTGACGCCGTCGTTTCCGAGTACGGCGACCTCCCCGCTGTCTTCGACCAGCAGGTACTTCACCGCCGTATCGGCGTCCTCGACGATCCGCACGCCGTCGATCGAGACTCCGGTCTCCTCGAGCTCGTGGCGGGCCAACAGTCCGTTGTCGTCGTCGCCGACGCTCCCGATGAGCCCGACGTCGACCTCGAGTCCGGCCAGCGTCGCGGCGACGTTCGCGGCGCTGCCGCCGCCGGACTGTCGCTGCGAGCGGATCGACGCCTCGCCGTCGGCAGCCGGAAATCGATCGATGCGCAACGTCACGTCCCAGTTGACGTGACCCGCAGTGAGGACGGTAACCATAGCAGATTATCAACAGAGGGCGCGGGAGGCAAAAAGTCTAGGTGACGAGAAACAGCAACACGTTGTGCGCGCCCGGTCCGAGGCCGACCGCAGCGAGGAGGGCGAGCAACGCCCGTCCCTGTCGCGGGGCGTCCTCGACGTACTCCCGGAACAGGCCGACGATCACCAGCGCGAGCGCGATCTTCACGACGATGAACAGCCAGCCGCCGCCCACGTACTCTGCGGTCGGCAGGGCGTGGCCAGCCTCGAGGATCAGAAGCGAGAGCGGAACCTCCTCGCTGGCTCCCAGGACGTCGAAGCCGATCGCCGTCGAGATCCCGTCGAGCGTGTGACCGAAGACGACCAGGAGTCCGGTCGCGCCCGTGACGGCGACGACGTCCTCGTAGCGTCGCCCGAAGGCGATCCAGACGGCGGCCGTGACCAGCACCGTCAGGACGACCGAAAGCAGCGGCCAGAAGACCCCGTCGAACCCGCCCCCGGCGCCGACGGCGGTCGCCGCGGCGCCGACGAGTCCGACGCCGCCGAGGACGGCGACGGGCCACTCGGTCGTGATCCCGACCCCGGTTCGCTCGAGGACGATCCCGCCGATCCAGACCGCGCCGGCGACGACCCCCGTGACCAGGTAGACACTCGGCGTGCCAAAGAGGACGGCGACGTCCTCAGGGTAGGCGCCGAGCCGGTGGAGGACGTGGAGGCTCGATCCCACCACCATCCAGGGCGCGAAGGCAAGCACCGTCCGATCGGTCACGCGGGGATCAAGCGACCACAGCGCCGCGCCGACGCCGACGGCCGCGAGCACGAGCGGGACGAGCAGCTGCCAGGGCGGGAGCGCGAACCCCTCGGGAAGCACCATACCCGAGTTGGGACACAGCAGCGACTAACCGTTTCCGATCCGGAACGTCGAGGACGTCGCCGTCCCTCCCGCTTCCAGACGCGGGCGGCGGCCGGGCTAGGGATGACACAAATATAGCGGAAGCCCACGACTTCAGTCGTGGGAGGACGTCACGGTCCGACTCAGACCTCCCAGGGCTCGCCGGTCGTCTCGCCGAACAGCTCCCGCATGAGCGTCACGATGCTCTCGGGTGGGAACTGGCCGCGCTCGGTGACGATCGCGTCGACGTGTCGCGGCGGTGTGACGTCGAAGGCTGGGTTCTCGACGGTGAGTCCCTCGTCGGTACGGTCGCCGCCGGTGATGTCGGCGTACTCGGTCTCCGAGAGCACCTCCGACTCGTCGCGCATCTCGATCTCGACGGTGTGGCCAGTCATCGTGTCCGGATGCAGCTTGATCGTCTGGGCGGCGACCATCACCGGGACGCCCCGTTCGCGGGCGTTGACCGCCAGCCCGCTGGTACCGATCTTGTTGATGACGCTGCCGTCGGCCGCGATGCTGTCGGCGCCGACCAGGACGTGATCGGCGTCGTCCAGGTAGCGCCGGGCCGCGTTGTCGACGACCAGCGTCACGGGCACGCCCCACTCCCGGAGCTGTTCGGCCGTGATGTGGCCCTGCTTTCGCGGTCGGGTCTCCTTGACGATCGCCTCGATCTCTTTGCCCGCGTCCAGCGCCGCCTCCACGCAGGACAGCGCGTCCGTCGAGTGACAGTGGGTCATCACCACGTCGCCGTCCCGCAGGCGGTTCGCGCCGACCTCGCCGAGCTGTTCCTGGGCCTGTTCGAGGTCGGTCCGGAACTCCTCGGCGCTTGCGATCGTCGACTCCCGGAGCTCCTCGACGGTTTCGCCTTCGATCCCCCGAAGCACGTACCGAAGCGCGTTGGGCAGACTGACCGCGGTGGGTCGAGTCTCGTACAGTTCCCTGGCCGCGGCACGCAGCTGATCGCGAAACGCCGCCGGCGTCGCGGCGTCGGAGCGTTCGGCCTGGGTGGCCAGTGCCTCCGCTGCCGCGTCGCCGATCGTCGCCGCGCCACGGATCTCCATCGTCGCGATGTCGTCGGCCGTCGCTTCGACGACGGCTGCGACGTCGGGCTGATCCTCGTCCATGGGGGCCATAGCTCCCGGACCCAAATAAGGGATCGGACGGATTTTTGATCGTTCGGCGAGTCGGTCCGGTATGGATCGCGCCGAACTCGCGCCGCTGATCGACCACACCGTCCTCGGCCCCGAGACGACCATCGCCGACGTCGAGGACGTCCTCGACGACGCCGCCGACCACGGGATGAACGCCTGTATCCCGCCCTACGCCGTCGACCACGCCGCCGACTACGCGCCCGAGGTCACCCTCGCGACCGTGATCGGGTTTCCCCACGGCCAGAACGCTCCCGAGGTGAAACACCGGGAGGGCGTCCTCGCCTGGAAGGCCGGCGCCGACGAGCTCGACGTCGTCCTCAACGTCGCCCACGTCAAGGCGGGTCGGCTCGAGGACGTCGAGGACGAGCTCGCGGAACTCGTCGCGGCCGTCCCGATCCCGGTCAAGGTGATCATCGAGACCGCTCTGCTGACCGACGCGGAGAAACACGACGCCTGCGAGGCCGCCCGCGAGGCCGACGCGGCGATGGTCAAGACGTCGACGGGCTTCGCGGAGGGGGGCGCCATCGTCGCGGACGTCGAACTCATGAGCGAGTATCTCCCGGTCAAGGCAAGCGGCGGCGTCGGCAGCTACGACGAGGCGATGGCGATGCTCGAGGCCGGCGCCGAGCGTATCGGGGCCTCGAGCGGGATCGAGATCCTCGAGGGCGCACCGGAGTAGCACGGCAGCGTCTCGACTTCTGCCGATCGAATCGTGAAAAAGCGTCGCTGACGGTGCCGCGATGGACCCCTAGTTTGCGGGTTCGTCGGCGGATTCTCCCGTTTCGTTCCGCGACTCCACCGATGCGTCGGTCGCAGCTCGTCGGCGTACCCACTCGAGTCCTACCGCACCTCCCACGAGGCCAGCACCGGTGGTAAAGCCGGGAACGGAGTCGGCCTCTTCGTCGGCTGCAGTATCGTCGTCCCCGTCTTCGATGGCATCCGAGTCGTCGTCCCCGTTATCATCGTCTTCGTCCCCGTCGTCTTCCTCGACGTCACCTGGTTCGTACTCTTCGTCGTTACCGTCCTCGAGGTCGTCCGGGTCGTCGTCTCCGGCGGTATCCTCCGACTCGTCTGTGTCCCCGCGGTCATCGTCATCGCCGTCGGCGTCCGCCTCGGTATCGTACTCCTCATCCCTCTCATCGTCGTCGGACTCTTCGGGCTGGGCGTCACCATCGTCGTCTCCCTCTGGTCCTTCCCCGGCGTCCTCGTCATCCTTGCTCTCGTCGTCACTGCCTTCCTGCCTATCGTCGTCCTCCTGACCGTCTCCGTCGCCGTTATCACCGGTTTGCTCGCGAAGTGCGACGAGGCCCTCGCCCTCGTGGTCGTCGTGTTCGACGTAGAGCGTCTCGTCGTCGATAGCCACGACGTGGCCGATCGGACGGTCGTCGGCCGAGATCGTCCACCGCTCGCTCCCGTTGTACTTATTCAGGGCGACGAGCTCGTCGTGGTACTCCGAGTGATCGAGGTCGTCGGCATCTGTGGTGTCGCCGGTCCCTGCGTTGTCGTTGATATGCAGGTAGACGGTATCACCGCCGATAGCTGCCGCATCGTTGACGTTTCGGAGCACGTCGACACCCCAGTCGTCAGCGTCGTCGGAAATCGAGGTTGCGGTCAGTGCGTCGCCGTAGTAGCCGCCGATGTAGATATCCTCACCGAGGACGAGCTCGACTCCCTCGGCCGTCGCTTTTCCCCTCTCTTCGCCCGTCAACGGATCGTACATATGCCGGGCATAGTGACTGTGCTGGCCGAGGGCGACACCTCCCGACGTCGCCCGGATCGGGCCGACGCCCTCCGGTCCTCCCTCAGTGTGCCAAACCACGTCGCCGGTGTCCGGATTCAACGCTACTCTCACCCGGGTCGATTCGCCCTCCGCTGCGGTGTAGATGACGCCGTTCGCAGCAGCTGTCCCCCCGAACAGATCGTACTCCTCGTGGTCTTTGGGT
This genomic window from Natronococcus occultus SP4 contains:
- a CDS encoding DUF63 family protein yields the protein MVLPEGFALPPWQLLVPLVLAAVGVGAALWSLDPRVTDRTVLAFAPWMVVGSSLHVLHRLGAYPEDVAVLFGTPSVYLVTGVVAGAVWIGGIVLERTGVGITTEWPVAVLGGVGLVGAAATAVGAGGGFDGVFWPLLSVVLTVLVTAAVWIAFGRRYEDVVAVTGATGLLVVFGHTLDGISTAIGFDVLGASEEVPLSLLILEAGHALPTAEYVGGGWLFIVVKIALALVIVGLFREYVEDAPRQGRALLALLAAVGLGPGAHNVLLFLVT
- a CDS encoding carbohydrate kinase family protein; protein product: MVTVLTAGHVNWDVTLRIDRFPAADGEASIRSQRQSGGGSAANVAATLAGLEVDVGLIGSVGDDDNGLLARHELEETGVSIDGVRIVEDADTAVKYLLVEDSGEVAVLGNDGVNEAVGPEDLEPERIRASSHVHLTSQRPDTAAEIASIASEADVTVSFDPGRRLGDRDYGDALALADVIFVNDREAETMLEDEYSASTFDDRLVVVKHGADGALVHAPDGDRVHPGFEVETVDTAGAGDAFAAGFLATMIDGDRNGDGVDLDRALEYANACGALTAGREGARNVPSAAEVTAFLSERH
- a CDS encoding outer membrane protein assembly factor BamB family protein; its protein translation is MTNWRRRSVLTTGATLATGSVLSSAVTGEVSGDDDLPDPNVDPNPETDAVWPAFDGDAGHARYAADAPEFDGEALEAAWTVERASGGVAVVDGVVYTPTEDGVAAFDAADGTVVWEVDDRDLIEPAVAGDTVYFRSRAVYENEDGNRATDHEEIVALNVSDGSVRWEVDFDEVGAPTVAYGAVFVFSDGTLYAREADDGSIRWENETITTGPKDHEEYDLFGGTAAANGVIYTAAEGESTRVRVALNPDTGDVVWHTEGGPEGVGPIRATSGGVALGQHSHYARHMYDPLTGEERGKATAEGVELVLGEDIYIGGYYGDALTATSISDDADDWGVDVLRNVNDAAAIGGDTVYLHINDNAGTGDTTDADDLDHSEYHDELVALNKYNGSERWTISADDRPIGHVVAIDDETLYVEHDDHEGEGLVALREQTGDNGDGDGQEDDDRQEGSDDESKDDEDAGEGPEGDDDGDAQPEESDDDERDEEYDTEADADGDDDDRGDTDESEDTAGDDDPDDLEDGNDEEYEPGDVEEDDGDEDDDNGDDDSDAIEDGDDDTAADEEADSVPGFTTGAGLVGGAVGLEWVRRRAATDASVESRNETGESADEPAN
- the deoC gene encoding deoxyribose-phosphate aldolase, whose amino-acid sequence is MDRAELAPLIDHTVLGPETTIADVEDVLDDAADHGMNACIPPYAVDHAADYAPEVTLATVIGFPHGQNAPEVKHREGVLAWKAGADELDVVLNVAHVKAGRLEDVEDELAELVAAVPIPVKVIIETALLTDAEKHDACEAAREADAAMVKTSTGFAEGGAIVADVELMSEYLPVKASGGVGSYDEAMAMLEAGAERIGASSGIEILEGAPE
- a CDS encoding ribose 1,5-bisphosphate isomerase; this translates as MDEDQPDVAAVVEATADDIATMEIRGAATIGDAAAEALATQAERSDAATPAAFRDQLRAAARELYETRPTAVSLPNALRYVLRGIEGETVEELRESTIASAEEFRTDLEQAQEQLGEVGANRLRDGDVVMTHCHSTDALSCVEAALDAGKEIEAIVKETRPRKQGHITAEQLREWGVPVTLVVDNAARRYLDDADHVLVGADSIAADGSVINKIGTSGLAVNARERGVPVMVAAQTIKLHPDTMTGHTVEIEMRDESEVLSETEYADITGGDRTDEGLTVENPAFDVTPPRHVDAIVTERGQFPPESIVTLMRELFGETTGEPWEV